The nucleotide window AACGTTATGCATGGCTAAAGAACTGCTATTAGGTTCCACGGCGAGATTAATTCCCAACAATAACGCAATACAGGTGAAGAAAAAATAGAGATCAGGCACAGGCATATAAAAACAAGCCCCCGCCAGCATTATCAGCGCTATTGCCAAATACAGCGATAGTAATCGGGTCAGCGTCTTTTCAGCTCCATAAATGGAAACAAGTTTGGAATTGAGTAATGCGCCTGCGGCCATTATCACGCCAATACATGCAAAGACCCAGGGAAACAGACGCGGACTTCTGTAAATATGGACTATAATAAATTCAGCATTTGAAACATAAGAGGCGATGCCTCCGAATAAAAATGTAGTGATTAAAGTGTAGCGAAGAAACGACCTGTCCCTCATAACAATTTTGAACAAGACGAATTGCCGGGACGCCTTAACACCAGAGCGCTTTCCCACAGGAAGCGTCTCCTTCATTCGAAGCGACCAAAATAGTATCACAATAGCAAATAAAGGCGGTAACATAAAAACAATACGCCAGTTACAAAGCTTCAAAATTGCCAAACCCAGGAATGGAGCAGCAACAGGGGTAAACAAGAAAATGGTAAAAATAAAAGACATTACCTGGGCCATCTTATCACCGTTAAACCGGTCCCGCACCATAGCAATAACGGTCATAAATACCGCAGAAGCGCCGGCACCGGCAATAAAGCGGGCGATTAGCATATACACCAGGTCAGCCGACAGTGCAGCTCCCAGACTTCCAAGTATATAAAGGACGAAGCCAAGGCGAAGTACATATAATCGTCCCAGCCGATCAGACATCGGGCCAAATAAAATTTGAAACAATTGCCCCAAAAAAAATACAGTAACAATGAAAGAGGTGCCTGAAGAACCCGCATCTATTCGAAAATCACGGCGGATGTCGGAAAATGCAGGCAGCATTACATCAATACCTATCGCCGTCAGCATCATACAACAGGCGGATAGTCCTATGAATTCTGAAGACCTCATTTCCTTTTCCTTTTTATGCGACCAAAATTACATTTGGCCACTTGATCCTAAAAGGGCTAAATGGACAATATCAGGGGTAATATAGACATAAACGGTTTTTATGCTGGATGTATCAAACTGTATTTTTAGTGCCGGAGTGTTTAATGAATTGCAGCAGTTTGACAGATGATTTATAAAGGCCGCGGAAAACCCCACTGGGATATTTGCAGAAGCTAAGATTTGAACTGGCAAAAAAATGACCCGGAAGAAACCAATAAGTCCCTACTGGATGTAATCCCGATTGCGGCTATACCGACTAAAAATCGTTCAAGGAGTTGTTTAAAAGGCTGGCTGGTATATCACCGATGGATTATCAGGACCAATATCATGTAAACAGGCTGGAAGAATAAGTAAGATGCGGGAATAAATATTTTTGTCAGGTTAGTAGGGGTAGACATCAACTTAGCTGTAATAATATGAGAGTATAGATATTATTACAAAAAGGTAAAATGTGAAAATAATTATTTCAAAGGCGGACAAGACTGTTATTTCTGAAATTGACGGCATTTCAGGTAACGATTTATCTTCTCAATCGTATACCAGGCTTAAGTACTCCAGTAGTGAAAGTTTTTGGAACAGCCAGGCACATGAAATCAAATATGGAGGAACACATATCGCCAGGCACAACGTAAATGTGCTCGAAGATATATCGCTCAGGACAGTTGATGCACCGAGTGTGGTAAGTCTATTTTTTGTTGAAAAAGGCCTCATTCAGTGCAATCCCGAAAATGCGGGTTCCTGGCAGATCGGCGCTTTACAGCATAACCTGGTCTACAATTCTTACCAGACTCATGAAACTTTTTTTAAACAGCAAAAAGATTTAAAGCTTACCATAGTGAGCTTCGCACCTGAATACTTCATCGAGTTAAGTGAAGGCAGTGATAAAATGAGAGACAAGATTGCTTCGAATGTGTTCAAGGGCAAACATTTTTCCTTAGGGAGTGCACCTAATCTGAGGTTGAACCTACAGATGCTTCAGCTTTTGAACGGATTGGATCAGGCGGGATACAATACTACTGTTGAACGATTGCTGACAGAAGCAAAGGTTTTAGAATTGCTGGCGTTGCAGATAGGACAGCTGGCTAAAGAAGACCCCGTCGTTAGGAATAAAAAGCTTAGCGCTTTGGATATAAAAAAACTGCACGATGTAAAGGATGTTATTTTATCCGATCTATCAGCTGATTTCTCCTTGAATTCGCTGAGCCGGGAGGTCGGGCTAAATGTATACAAATTGAAATTCGGCTTTAAGTATCTTTTTGGTCAACCGGTTTTTCAATTCTTAAAACAAGCCAGGCTGCAGTATGCCGCGCAACAAATCGCAAAAGACATAAAACCTATTGCACAAATAGCTTATGATGCCGGATTTGCTACACCCAGCCACTTTAGTGATGCCTTCAAAAAGCTATATGGCGTTTCGCCTATTAAGTTTCGATAGGACAGATTAATACCTTTTAAGAAACTAAATCTCCTTTTTACGACATATCAGGTACACGGCTAGTATCACTTTTGCCGAAGATTTGAGAAGAACAGGAATGATACTACCTGGTGAATTATTTACCGCACAGTTCACATCGACATAGCAGGCTTTTTATTTATGAAGATAGAAATGGTTTTTAGGTCCGTTAGATACAGATGCGTTTATGCTGGTTTATATGCGGTAAGCCTACTTCCGGTGACCCTACTTTACCAGGTCGCAAATCTTGCTTTTTTTCTTATCTATTACATTATCAGGTATAGAAGAGAAGTTGTGCATTTAAACATGGCCCGTTCCTTTCCAAAACAACGGTACGAGGAAATCAGCATCATCAAAAAGAAATTTTACCGCGGCTTCATGCGCCATTTTGCCGACATTGTAAAAGCTATATCAATTTCTCCTAAAATAATGGATGAGAAAATCGAATTTATCGGATTAGAAATATTAGACGAAGCCATTAACTCGGGAAAAAGTGTAATTGCATCCCTGGGACATTGCAGTAATTGGGAGATGCTACACTTCCTCTCCCATAAGATCAGTCACGAAGTTTATGCAGTGTACAAACCACTCAGTTCGGATGTCATGAACAGGTTAATGATTAAGCTTCGAACTCGTTTTGGCATGAAGGTGATTACTGACAGATCCGTCATACGCCACATCCGATCCAATAATTCACCCCCGGCAGTTTATCTCTTCCTTGCCGACCAATGTCCTCAGGTCAATGACGAAAATTTCAGATACTGTTTTTTAAATCAGGATACCTACTTCTTCTCAGGAATGGAAAAATTGGCTCGTAAAAGTAATTCGGTTGTTGTTTACCTGAACATTAAACAATTGCCGGACCGTAGGTACAAAGTAACCTGCAAGCCCGTCAGCAATCGTACAGATATTGAGTCAGAGGGCGAAATCACCAGGAAGT belongs to Niabella yanshanensis and includes:
- a CDS encoding MFS transporter: MRSSEFIGLSACCMMLTAIGIDVMLPAFSDIRRDFRIDAGSSGTSFIVTVFFLGQLFQILFGPMSDRLGRLYVLRLGFVLYILGSLGAALSADLVYMLIARFIAGAGASAVFMTVIAMVRDRFNGDKMAQVMSFIFTIFLFTPVAAPFLGLAILKLCNWRIVFMLPPLFAIVILFWSLRMKETLPVGKRSGVKASRQFVLFKIVMRDRSFLRYTLITTFLFGGIASYVSNAEFIIVHIYRSPRLFPWVFACIGVIMAAGALLNSKLVSIYGAEKTLTRLLSLYLAIALIMLAGACFYMPVPDLYFFFTCIALLLGINLAVEPNSSSLAMHNVGDYAGTASALYGTCFFLGGALLGSLISYFLSFGLIAMAIGFAVIGLISFLLNKRQ
- a CDS encoding helix-turn-helix domain-containing protein; translated protein: MKIIISKADKTVISEIDGISGNDLSSQSYTRLKYSSSESFWNSQAHEIKYGGTHIARHNVNVLEDISLRTVDAPSVVSLFFVEKGLIQCNPENAGSWQIGALQHNLVYNSYQTHETFFKQQKDLKLTIVSFAPEYFIELSEGSDKMRDKIASNVFKGKHFSLGSAPNLRLNLQMLQLLNGLDQAGYNTTVERLLTEAKVLELLALQIGQLAKEDPVVRNKKLSALDIKKLHDVKDVILSDLSADFSLNSLSREVGLNVYKLKFGFKYLFGQPVFQFLKQARLQYAAQQIAKDIKPIAQIAYDAGFATPSHFSDAFKKLYGVSPIKFR
- a CDS encoding lysophospholipid acyltransferase family protein, whose amino-acid sequence is MVFRSVRYRCVYAGLYAVSLLPVTLLYQVANLAFFLIYYIIRYRREVVHLNMARSFPKQRYEEISIIKKKFYRGFMRHFADIVKAISISPKIMDEKIEFIGLEILDEAINSGKSVIASLGHCSNWEMLHFLSHKISHEVYAVYKPLSSDVMNRLMIKLRTRFGMKVITDRSVIRHIRSNNSPPAVYLFLADQCPQVNDENFRYCFLNQDTYFFSGMEKLARKSNSVVVYLNIKQLPDRRYKVTCKPVSNRTDIESEGEITRKYAELLEENIKEQPGSWLWTHKRWKR